From a single Brassica oleracea var. oleracea cultivar TO1000 chromosome C5, BOL, whole genome shotgun sequence genomic region:
- the LOC106343159 gene encoding cytochrome P450 71B7-like produces MSTFICFIFLLPIFLIFLKKLQPSSRWNLPPGPKKLPIIGNLHNLQGMLHLCLRDLCQTYGPVMLLRFGFVRMVVITSKEAAEEVLKTLDLECCSRPETVSSKTVSYNFKDIGFAPYGEEWKALRKLSVVEIFSTKKIQSFRYIREEENDLLVKKLSESASTRSTVNLKKTLFTLVASIVCRLAFGQDLHKCEFIDEHSIAELVQKSEMVLASSAFSDFFPGGTGWLLDKITGQNKKLNSVFSELDAFFQNILDDHLRPGRRVLDSPDVVDVMIDMMKKQEKDGDSFKLTTDHLKGIISDIFLAGVNTSAMTLIWGMTELIRNPRVMKKVQEEIRTTLGDKKEKVTEEDVNKLHYFNLMVKELFRLHPAAPLLLPRETLSNIKIQSYDIPAKTQIMVNVYSIARDPKLWTNPDEFNPDRFLDMSVDYRGLNFELLPFGSGRRICPGMTMGVATVELGLLNLLYFFDWALPEGKTVKDIDLEEAGAIVIGKKVSLELVPLHPN; encoded by the exons ATGTCAACTTTCATCTGTTTCATCTTCCTCTTACCCATTTTCTTGATCTTCTTGAAAAAACTCCAACCTTCTTCTAGATGGAACCTTCCTCCAGGACCAAAGAAGCTTCCCATCATCGGGAACTTACACAACCTCCAAGGAATGCTTCATCTCTGTCTTCGAGATCTTTGCCAAACGTACGGACCAGTGATGCTTCTCCGGTTCGGGTTCGTGCGTATGGTCGTGATCACGTCCAAAGAAGCAGCCGAGGAAGTCCTCAAGACGCTAGATCTCGAGTGCTGCAGCCGACCAGAGACGGTTTCTAGCAAAACGGTCTCTTACAACTTCAAAGACATAGGCTTTGCTCCATACGGTGAGGAATGGAAGGCGCTGCGGAAGCTCTCGGTGGTGGAGATCTTCAGCACGAAGAAGATTCAGTCGTTCAGGTACATAAGAGAAGAAGAAAACGATCTGTTGGTTAAAAAGCTGTCTGAATCTGCTTCAACACGTTCCACTGTGAATCTGAAGAAGACTCTGTTCACATTAGTAGCGAGTATAGTCTGTAGACTTGCCTTCGGGCAAGATCTCCATAAGTGTGAGTTCATCGACGAGCATAGCATCGCAGAGCTTGTTCAAAAGTCTGAGATGGTTCTTGCGAGCTCTGCTTTCTCCGATTTCTTCCCTGGAGGAACCGGTTGGCTTTTGGATAAGATCACGGGACAGAACAAGAAGCTGAACAGTGTTTTCTCGGAGCTTGACGCTTTCTTCCAAAACATTCTCGATGATCATCTAAGGCCTGGGAGAAGAGTGCTTGACAGTCCAGATGTAGTTGATGTGATGATCGATATGATGAAGAAGCAAGAGAAAGATGGTGACTCTTTCAAGCTCACAACGGATCATCTCAAAGGAATCATCTCA GACATTTTTCTTGCGGGAGTGAACACAAGTGCGATGACTTTGATATGGGGAATGACCGAGCTGATCAGGAACCCTAGAGTGATGAAGAAAGTGCAAGAAGAGATACGGACAACGCTTGGAGACAAGAAGGAGAAAGTTACAGAAGAAGATGTCAACAAGCTTCACTACTTCAATCTCATGGTGAAGGAGTTATTCAGGTTACATCCAGCAGCTCCGCTTTTGCTGCCAAGAGAGACGTTGTCTAACATCAAGATCCAAAGCTATGACATCCCGGCAAAAACACAGATCATGGTCAACGTTTACTCGATCGCACGTGACCCAAAACTATGGACGAACCCGGATGAGTTCAATCCTGACAGGTTTCTAGACATGTCTGTAGATTACAGGGGACTGAACTTCGAGCTTTTGCCGTTTGGTTCTGGCCGGAGAATCTGTCCTGGGATGACAATGGGGGTCGCTACTGTGGAACTGGGTTTGTTAAACTTGCTCTACTTCTTTGATTGGGCGTTGCCTGAAGGTAAGACGGTGAAGGACATTGACTTGGAAGAAGCAGGGGCTATTGTTATCGGCAAGAAA GTCAGCCTTGAGCTTGTTCCACTTCATCCTAACTGA
- the LOC106343840 gene encoding proteasome subunit beta type-5-B-like: protein MKLDTSGFETSMPTIGFGSSNDMLDGFSTVPSFDLPRTTDFDGFQKEAVQMVKPARGTTTLAFIFKEGVMVAADSRASMGGYISSQSVKKIIEINPYMLGTMAGGAADCQFWHRNLGIKCRLHELANKRRISVSGASKLLANMLYSYRGMGLSVGTMIAGWDETGPGLYYVDNEGGRLKGDRFSVGSGSPYAYGVLDSGYKFDMSVEEASELARRSIYHATFRDGASGGVASVYHVGPNGWKKLSGDDVGELHYHYYPVPPAIAEQVMEEAAAE, encoded by the exons ATGAAGCTTGATACAAGTGGGTTCGAGACCTCAATGCCTACGATTGGTTTTGGCTCGAGCAACGATATGCTTGATGGGTTCTCTACTGTGCCCTCCTTTGATCTCCCCCGCACCACAGAT TTTGATGGCTTCCAGAAAGAAGCAGTGCAGATGGTGAAGCCAGCGAGAGGAACAACCACACTCGCTTTTATCTTCAAAGAAGGTGTCATGGTCGCTGCTGATTCTCGTGCTAGCATGGGTGGATATATCT CATCACAATCTGTGAAGAAGATTATTGAAATCAATCCGTATATGCTTGGTACAATGGCTGGAGGAGCTGCTGACTGCCAATTCTGGCACAGAAATCTTGGAATTAAG TGCCGTCTACATGAGCTGGCAAACAAGAGGAGAATCTCCGTTTCAGGAGCTTCAAAACTTCTCGCTAACATGCTCTATTCATACCGTGGAATGGGTCTTTCTGTCGGCACGATGATTGCTGGATGGGACGAAACT GGTCCTGGACTATACTATGTCGACAACGAAGGAGGAAGGCTCAAGGGAGACAGGTTTTCAGTCGGTTCTGGTTCACCATACGCTTACGGTGTACTAGACAGCGG GTACAAATTCGATATGTCAGTTGAAGAAGCTTCCGAGTTAGCAAGGAGATCAATCTACCATGCGACATTCCGTGATGGAGCCAGTGGTGGAGTTGCTAGCG TGTACCACGTGGGTCCTAATGGATGGAAGAAACTGTCAGGAGATGATGTTGGGGAGCTACACTATCACTACTACCCAGTGCCACCAGCCATTGCGGAACAGGTCATGGAGGAAGCAGCCGCTGAGTAA